A genome region from Rhodohalobacter mucosus includes the following:
- the ilvB gene encoding biosynthetic-type acetolactate synthase large subunit, which produces MKSTNSTYPAQKTVSVPSFEPVEQASVLPDSGTDNGAGILIKTLADLGVDTIFGYPGGAVLPVYDTLFDNHDLKHILIRHEQAGAHAADGYARATGKPGVVLATSGPGGTNTVTGIATAMMDSIPLVVFTGQVPTGVIGNDAFQEADIVGITRPITKQNYLVRDVSELEHVIREAFHIATNGRPGPVLVDLPKDMLNTKGRFTGMKKVEIPSFKPTLQGHHPQIEKAAEMLSNATKPLIYAGGGVISGNAWHELTAFAKRLNIPVTTTLMGLGAFPESQPQSLGMLGMHGTWYANMAMTECDVLIAVGARFDDRVTGRLDGFSPHSRKIHIDIDPSCIGKNVPVEVPIVGDVKRVIPAIDRLAAPPGISDWWDTIHSWKSDHPLVVPEADDKIYPQHMMKMISDATEGNAIVVTDVGQHQMWAAQHYNFNYPRSWISSGGLGTMGYGFPAAMGAALACPDRNVVCITGDGGFQMLSCELATAVEYKIPVKIALMNNSCLGMVRQWQQLFYDNRTSFSVFGSNNPDFVKLAEAYGAVGMRSTNPAEMKQVLDKAMNIHDGPVLMDFRVVETENCYPMVPSGAALNEMVESDEECG; this is translated from the coding sequence ATGAAATCAACCAATTCAACATACCCGGCTCAAAAAACAGTTTCTGTCCCTTCGTTTGAACCCGTTGAGCAAGCTTCTGTACTTCCGGACTCCGGTACTGACAATGGCGCCGGCATTCTGATCAAAACGCTCGCCGACCTTGGTGTTGATACGATTTTCGGCTATCCCGGCGGAGCGGTTCTTCCCGTATACGACACCCTCTTTGATAACCATGACTTAAAACACATTCTCATTCGTCATGAACAGGCCGGTGCGCATGCCGCTGATGGATATGCAAGGGCAACAGGTAAGCCCGGAGTTGTTCTGGCCACATCGGGTCCCGGCGGTACGAATACGGTTACAGGTATCGCAACCGCTATGATGGATTCCATTCCGCTGGTTGTCTTTACAGGGCAGGTACCCACCGGTGTGATTGGTAACGATGCGTTCCAGGAAGCCGATATCGTTGGCATTACCCGTCCTATTACCAAGCAAAACTACCTGGTCCGGGATGTCTCGGAATTGGAGCACGTAATTCGTGAGGCTTTTCACATTGCAACCAACGGCCGCCCAGGCCCCGTACTTGTGGATCTCCCAAAAGATATGCTCAATACAAAAGGGCGATTTACGGGAATGAAAAAAGTGGAAATCCCGAGCTTCAAGCCAACCCTTCAGGGGCATCATCCACAAATTGAAAAAGCGGCTGAAATGCTCTCCAACGCAACAAAGCCGTTAATATATGCCGGTGGAGGTGTTATTTCAGGAAACGCCTGGCACGAGCTTACCGCATTTGCCAAACGATTGAATATTCCGGTCACCACGACCCTCATGGGGCTGGGTGCCTTTCCGGAAAGCCAGCCGCAATCACTCGGCATGCTGGGTATGCACGGCACATGGTACGCAAATATGGCTATGACCGAGTGTGATGTGCTCATTGCCGTTGGTGCCCGCTTCGATGACCGTGTAACCGGGCGGCTGGATGGATTTTCACCCCACTCACGAAAAATCCACATTGATATCGATCCATCCTGTATAGGGAAAAATGTGCCGGTGGAGGTCCCCATTGTGGGAGATGTCAAAAGAGTCATTCCCGCTATCGACCGGCTGGCTGCTCCTCCCGGTATTTCAGATTGGTGGGATACCATTCATAGCTGGAAGAGTGACCATCCTTTGGTTGTTCCGGAGGCAGACGATAAAATCTATCCGCAACATATGATGAAAATGATTTCTGATGCCACCGAAGGCAATGCGATCGTTGTGACTGATGTGGGTCAGCACCAGATGTGGGCGGCCCAGCATTACAATTTCAACTATCCGCGATCCTGGATATCATCGGGCGGACTGGGTACCATGGGGTACGGTTTTCCGGCAGCCATGGGTGCGGCTCTTGCCTGTCCCGACCGCAATGTAGTTTGCATCACGGGCGACGGCGGATTCCAAATGCTCTCCTGTGAACTCGCAACCGCCGTTGAGTATAAAATACCGGTAAAAATTGCCCTGATGAATAACAGCTGCCTGGGCATGGTTCGCCAGTGGCAGCAGCTCTTCTACGACAACCGCACCAGCTTCTCCGTCTTCGGATCCAACAACCCTGACTTTGTGAAACTGGCTGAAGCCTACGGCGCCGTCGGGATGC